The DNA segment TTTCTGTGGTTGCGAAGCCGAACGCGTGGTGATCACGCGCGAGGACCCAACGTCAGGCTCGGAGATCCGACCCCAGATACGCCGCCCCCAGTTTCCATGTCAAACGTGAAGGCGGCGCGGACCCTCAGCCGACGACGTCGCCGCCGCGCGAGGAATCGACCTCGTCGCGCCGCAGGCGGGCGAGCCGCTCCTCGAGCTTCTTGATCGACCGCTCGATGCGCTGGACCTCGTGCTGGACGACGGGGTGGTTGGTGATGCGATCGACCGAGGACTTGATGCGCTCGTCGATCGAGCGCTGCAGCGCCTCGAGACGGCGCTGCGGAGCCGCGAGCAACTCGTCGAAGAATCCCTTGCCGTGCTCGCGTTCCGGGATCGTCGGCGTCGCTCCGAGCGCCGCATCCGGCCGCTCGCCGACCGAGCCGGAGACGATCTCCTGCATCCGGCGACCCGCCTTCTCGCCGATCGTCCCGATCGCCTCCACCCCCTTCTCCACCCGGGTGCGGATCTCGGCGAGCGTGTCCTCGCCGTGCTGCACGAGCTCGCGCAGGAGGCCGAGCGAAATGAGGCTCGAGCGGCGCTTCTCCTCTTCCAGGATGATCTGGGCGAAGGTGATCGCGGTCAGGTCGTCGCCGTTCTCGTTGTCGATGACCTTCACGTCGTTCCCCGAACGCACCAGGCGGGCGATCTCGTCGAGGGTGATGTAGCGGCTCTCCGACGTGTCGTAGAGCTTCCGGTTGCCGTATCGCTTGATCAGTCGGAGGGGGGTCGTCTGGCTCATTGGGAGCTCCTCACTCGGCCATGATCCGCATGAGCACCGTGCGCGAACGTGGACCGTCGAATTCACAGAGATAGATCGCCTGCCACGTCCCGAGCGCGAGCTTGCCGTTTTCCACGAGCAGGCTCTGCGAGGCACCGACGAGGGTCGAGAGGAGGTGTGCCGCCGCGTTGCTTTCGGTGTGCAAGGAATCGTCCTGCATGGGGATCGTCTTCAACAACTCGCGGATCATGCCCTTGCGGACGTTCGGATCGGCGTTTTCGTTGATCGTGATGGCGGCAGTCGTGTGCGGGACGAAAACGTGGCACATCCCGCTCGTGACTCCCGATTCCCTGACGACGCGACGTATGCCCGCGGTCACGTCGATCATCTCCATCTGCGACTCGGTCTCGACCTTGAATCTGTGCACGGGATTGACGCGGAGTACCATACGCTGCAGCGCGTGATCAAGGTGCCGCGCCGCTCCGGCGCAGGCCAAGCCCTCGATATGGCGAGTCGACTCTCCTCATCGTCGCTTCACGCTGGTAGAGTTCGCCGCCGTGCGTAATCCCGTCGCCGCTGCGGTGCAGATGGAGAGCGGCCCGGACCTTGCCGCGAACCTCGCCCGGTCGCGGGCTCTGGTCGTCGAAGCCGCCGCGCGTCATGCGCGTCTCGTCGTGTTGCCGGAAGTCTTCGCGTGGCGCGGTCCGCGCGAGGCGGAGGCCGGCGTCGCCTCCCCGATCCCGGGTCCGGTGAGCGACTTCCTCTGCGGGCTCGCGGCGGAGCTCGGGGTGACGCTCGTCGGCGGATCCTTCCTCGAGCGCTCGGACGAGGCGACGCGCTCCTTCAACACCTCCCTCCTGATCGATCCGCGCGGAGCGATCCGCGCGGTCTACCGGAAGATGCACCTCTTCGACGTCGACCTCCCGGGCCGGGTGACGGTCCGCGAGTCGGACGCCCGCATCCCGGGAACCGACGTGGTCACGGCGCCGACCGAGCTCGGGACCGTCGGGATGAGCATCTGCTACGACCTCAGGTTCCCGGAGCTCTTCCGCCGGCTCGCCGTCGCGGGCGCGACCATCGTCACGATCCCGTCCGCCTTCACGGCCTACACGGGCGCCGCGCACTGGGAGCCCTTGCTTCGCGCCCGCGCGATCGAGAATCAGGTGTTCGTGATCGCCCCGAACCAGACCGGCACGAGCCCGCACGGCTTCCACGACTACGGCCACTCGATGATCGTCGATCCCTGGGGCACCGTGCTCGCGCGCGCGTCCGAGGGCGAGGCCGTGATCACCGCGGAGCTCGATCTCGATCACCTGGCGCGCGTCCGCCGCGAAATGCCGTGCCTCCACCACACGCGGTTGCTCTCGTGAGATCCCGCGCCCGTCGTCCGACGGCTCCCGATCCGCACACCGGCGGCCCGAGCCGGTTCCCGCTGGTCACGGTCGCCGAAGCGCTGGCGGCGCTCCGGGGCTTTCGCCCCGTGGCCGCCGAGCGCATCCAGGTCGCCGACGCGCCCGGACGCGTCCTCGCCCGCGACGTCCGCACCACCATCGACCTCCCGCATTTCGAGCGCTCCTACATGGACGGCTTCGCGGTCCGTGCCCGCGACACCGCCGCTGCCGGCACGGATCGTCCCGCGCGCCTCGCGATCGTCGGCAGCGTGCGCATGGGCCATCCCGTCGACGCACGCCTCGGTCGCGGCGAGTGCATGCGGATCCCGACCGGCGGCATGCTCCCGGCGGGAGCCGACGCCGTCGTCATGGTGGAGCACACCGCCGAAGCGGCCGACGGCACCGTCGCCATCGCGCGCGCCGCGAGCGCCGGGCAGCACGTCATGCGGCGCGGCGAGGACGCTCGCAAGGGCGCCCGCATCTTCGAGCGCGGGCACCGACTGCGGCCCGCCGATGTCGGGGCGCTCTCGGGCATCGGGCTCGACCGCGTGTGGGTCGTACGCCGGCCGCGGGTCGCGGTGCTCGCCACCGGGGACGAGATCGTTCCGCCGGACGTCACCCCGCAGGCCGGACAGGTACGGAACGTCAACCAGTACGCGCTCCGCGCGCTCATCGCGGCGGCCGGCTGCGAGCCCGTCGAGTTCGGCGTGCTGCCGGATCGCGAAGGGGTGATCCGGTCGGCGATGCGGCGGGCGCTCACCAAGGCCGACGCGGTGCTCGTGTCGGGCGGCAGCTCGGTCGGCACCAAGGACCTCACGCCGATGGTCGTCGCCGCGATGCCGCGCGCGCGCATCCTCGTGCACGGTATCCGGATCAGGCCCGGCAAGCCGACGCTGATCGCGCGGGCCGCCGGGAAGCCCGTCATCGGGCTTCCCGGCAATCCGACTTCCGCGCTCGTCATCTTCCACGTCTTCGCCCTGCCCCTCCTGCGTCTGCTCGGCGGCGAGCCGCGGGACGCGGCGTTCGCCCCGCGCCGGGCCGTCGTCGCGGAGCTCGGCGCGCGCGTCGGATCGCTCGTGGGCCGCGAAGACTGGATCCGCGTCGCGCTCGTCGCGCGACCCGACGGCACGCTCGCGGCGCGCCCGGTGGCGGGCGGGTCGGGCGACATCGTCGGGTTCGTGCGGGCGGACGGGCTCGTGCGGATCCCCGCCGACGCCGCCGAGCTCGCCCCCGGCGCGCGGGTCGTCGTCACGGTCATCGATTGAGGAACGCCGACGGGCGGCCTCCCTCGGGATCGGCGCCCCCACGAGCACTCGCCTCTTTACGGTCCGATCGGCGCTGCGTAGAGTCCCGCCCATGCTCGGCGGGCTCGTCACGAAGCAGTTCGCGCGCGGCCGGAGCCCCGCATGACGCAGCAATCCGCCTCGACCGACCCGTGGACCTGGATCTTCCTCTTGAGCGGGCTCGGCAACCTCGTGAACGGCCTCTGGATGCTCGCCGATCCGGCGCACTGGTACGTGACCCTGCCGGCCGCCGTCCCCGACTTCGGTCCGCTGAACGAGCACTTCGTGCGCGACATCGGATCGGCGTTCGCGATGCTCGGGCTCGCGCTCGTGTGGGGCGCGGCGCGCGCCGAGGTGCGCCTGCCCGTGCTCGTCCTGGTCACGCTCTTCAACGCGCTGCACGCGCTCGTGCACGTATGGGACACGAGCCGCGGGCTCGTCGGCTCCGAGCACTGGGCCATCGACTTCCCCGTCGTCTACCTGCCGACCATCGTCCTCGTGGTCCTCACGGCGATGCTCGTGCGCCACACGGAGGCGCGCAGATGAACGCGCACCCCGTGCTGCGCCTCGTCGCGGGCGTGCTCCTCGGGCTCGCGCTCGGCAGCGTCCCGTTCCTGCGCTACGGCGCGTGCGGTCACCATTCCGCGCCCGCCGTCGTCCACGTCCATCGGCACTGATCGTCCTCCGAAGGGAGAACCGCCATGCGTCTCGCGCCCATCGAACGGCCATCCACCCTCGTCGGGAAGCTCGCCTACTGGATGACCGAGCGCCGCCTCGGCAAGGTCATCACCCCGATGAAGGTGATCTACGCGCGCCTTCCCGCGCTCTTCCGCCACGCGTAGCAGCAGACCCGGATCGTCGAGATCACGTGGCTGAACGCGCTCGAGAACTACTACAATCTCTTGAACCTGCCGCTCGGCATCGAGGCGGACGGGCTCTGCGCGATCGCGCAGCGGCGGGCGGCGTGAGGCAGCCGTTGGGACATCCCCTCGAGATGCCGCATCATGGACCGAATGTCTGTAGCCCGATGGCAAAGTCGTGGTGGGCGGCACGCGCCTCGTCGCCGAAGCCTTCGACTTCGCGCTCGTGCGCTACGATGCGCGGCAGGGAGATGAAACCAGGAGCACATTGGCACGCCGAGCGACCGGCGATCCGACTTTTGCGTGATTGTGGCTGG comes from the Deltaproteobacteria bacterium genome and includes:
- a CDS encoding YjbQ family protein; this encodes MVLRVNPVHRFKVETESQMEMIDVTAGIRRVVRESGVTSGMCHVFVPHTTAAITINENADPNVRKGMIRELLKTIPMQDDSLHTESNAAAHLLSTLVGASQSLLVENGKLALGTWQAIYLCEFDGPRSRTVLMRIMAE
- a CDS encoding carbon-nitrogen hydrolase family protein, whose protein sequence is MESGPDLAANLARSRALVVEAAARHARLVVLPEVFAWRGPREAEAGVASPIPGPVSDFLCGLAAELGVTLVGGSFLERSDEATRSFNTSLLIDPRGAIRAVYRKMHLFDVDLPGRVTVRESDARIPGTDVVTAPTELGTVGMSICYDLRFPELFRRLAVAGATIVTIPSAFTAYTGAAHWEPLLRARAIENQVFVIAPNQTGTSPHGFHDYGHSMIVDPWGTVLARASEGEAVITAELDLDHLARVRREMPCLHHTRLLS
- a CDS encoding molybdopterin molybdotransferase MoeA: MRSRARRPTAPDPHTGGPSRFPLVTVAEALAALRGFRPVAAERIQVADAPGRVLARDVRTTIDLPHFERSYMDGFAVRARDTAAAGTDRPARLAIVGSVRMGHPVDARLGRGECMRIPTGGMLPAGADAVVMVEHTAEAADGTVAIARAASAGQHVMRRGEDARKGARIFERGHRLRPADVGALSGIGLDRVWVVRRPRVAVLATGDEIVPPDVTPQAGQVRNVNQYALRALIAAAGCEPVEFGVLPDREGVIRSAMRRALTKADAVLVSGGSSVGTKDLTPMVVAAMPRARILVHGIRIRPGKPTLIARAAGKPVIGLPGNPTSALVIFHVFALPLLRLLGGEPRDAAFAPRRAVVAELGARVGSLVGREDWIRVALVARPDGTLAARPVAGGSGDIVGFVRADGLVRIPADAAELAPGARVVVTVID